In the genome of Ferrovibrio terrae, the window TGGTCACGGCTTCCAGCACGATCAGCGCAACCGGCACGGCCTGGCGCACGTCGATCGTCACAGTTTCAAGGTCGCAGTGGACGGCAATACCGCGCTCGGGCGGCACGACGCCGGGATTCACCGCCAGCGCCCGAATGAAGGAACTGAGTTCCAGCGAACTGTATTCGGCACTGCGATACAGCAGGCTGTGAATTTCCGAGATCGCCCAGATCCGCTTGCCGATTTCCTTCAGCATCACCGCCGGTTCAATCGGTTTGCGGCTCTGGATGCGGATCAGCGACTGGATGGTCTGCAGGTTGTTGTGAATGCGGTGATTGACTTCTTTCAGCATCGCTTCGCGGATCGCACTGGTGCGCCGCGCCTCATCGAGCAGGCGGCGGTCATGCTCGGCGGCAACGCGGATGCGGTCCAGGTCGATCCGGCGCAGCATGCCGGTCAGCGCGAAATGGGCAAGAATGGCGCAGACGATCAGGATCAGGACATTGCCGACCATGGCGCGTAGCGTGTCGAACCAGACCACCTGCCTGGAGAAACCATGCACGGCAAACAACGGCAGATCGGGCACGCGGACGAAGGCATAGGTGCGCACGATGCCATCCATCCGCCCCGGCGCGTCGAAGTAGCCGGCGGCAGACTGCGCCATCGCGCGCATGCCGGCTCCGTCAGGCAACATCGTGGTCGGCGGCTCGCCCGGATCGGGGCGCGCCAGGATCTTGCCGTCGGTCCGCACCAGCACTGCGGCAGAGCCTTCGTCGAAGCCCATCTTCGACAGGAAGTCGGTGAATTTACTGATCTCGGTCGAGGCCGTGGCAATACCGCGGAACTCGTCACCGGGCAGCCGGCGCGCGATCGTCATGGTGTCGCGCTGCAGCGGCCGCAGCAACAGGCGGTCGATCACCAGCTTCTGGCTGCCGCCGCTGAGTGCGATGAAATAATCGCGATCGGCAAAATTGGCCTTCAACGGATAGGTGCGGCTGCCGGCGACGGCGTCGCCGTTTTCATCGATCACGCCGAGGCTGGTGGTGTACTGAAAGCCCGCATCCATTGCCTGCAGCATCTGGTGCAGGCGGCGCGGTTCGATCCCGGGATTGTCCTGCATCACGCGATCGATCTGATTGAGCAGCATGATCTTGCTCTGCAGCACGCGGCTGGCATATTCGCTCACCAGCGCAGCACCCTGACGCGACCGCTCCAGCGCGGCGGAATGCTTTTCCTGCCAGACCTGCCAGGTCCACAGCGATCCGATCGCCACCACGGCCACCAGCAGGATGGCGGCAATCAGTTGCGCGGAATATCGCGCGGCGCCAGCCTGTGTCTTTCCGCTTTTGACCTTCATGTCGATGGTGGCCTCAACCGGCCGCGCCGGCGAGCAGCGGCTCGATCCGGCGAACCACCTCGTCGATGTCATAGGGCTTCAACAGCAACTCGCAGGTACCGCGCAGATCGGCCGGCACATCCTGCGTCGTGATCGCACCTGAGGTCAGCAGCACCGGCGTTTCCGGCCGGTGGTCGCGCAGCCAGCGCACCAGGCCAATGCCGTTCAGCGTTCCGGGCAGATTAACATCGGAAAACACGACATCGACGCGCAGGCCGTTTTCCATCAGCACAACCGCCTCGTCGGCGGAGCGGGTCTCGGCCACCTGGTAGCCGGTGTCGCGCAGATGGTCGGCTATCACCATGCGCACCAGAGCCTCGTCCTCGACGACGAGGATCGCGGCCTTGCCGGCCGCCTGCCCCGCTGCCTGCCCTGGCGCAGAATGATTGTTGTCTGCCTCACCCATGCCATTTCCCACCCGAAAGACTCGCCCTCAACTTTGTCTGAACCGTCTGGTTACGGCAAAGTTCCGTCTGACGGCACGGAAAAATGGGTTCCTGGGGATAACTCCGTTGATCCACCGCCGCCGGTCCGCCCCGGCAAGTCATTGTCAGGGTACATCTCTTTGCTTGTTTCGGCGGCCCGGCGGGGCAAAGCTGCCGCCATGATCGACGACGTCAACCTCCCCCTCATCCTGCTCGCCGCCCTGCTCGCCACCGGCAGCCCCGGCCCCGCCACGCTCAACATCGCCGGCACGGCGATGACCTCGGGCCGCCGTCATGCGTTGGCGATGGCGTCCGGCGTCAGCACCGGATCGCTGATGTGGTCGACCGCTGCGGCCTTCGGTCTCGGCGCGGTGATGCTGGCCAATGCCTGGGTCTTCGAACTGATGCGCTATTTCGGCGCCGGCTACCTGATCTTCCTGGCGGCGAAATCGGCCAGATCGGCCCTGACGCCGGGCGATCTCGCCACGCGCGCCGGCATATACTCGTCCGCGCGGCGCGCCTATGCCGGCGGACTGGCGCTGCATCTGACAAACCCGAAGGCGATCCTGTTCTTCGGTTCGCTCTATGCCGTCGGCGTACCGGCCCAGGCCTCGCCGCTCACGCTGCTCACCATCATCGCCGCCATCGCGGTACAGAGCACACTGCTCTTCCATGGCTATGCGCTGCTGTTTTCCAGCGCGCCGGCGGTGCGCGTCTATCTGCGGCTGCGCCGTTGGTTCGAGGGCGTGTTCGCGCTCGCATTCGGCTATGCCGGCTTCAGGATTCTGACCGCCAGACTTCAGTAGGAAATTGTCGGAATCAGTGGCTGGTGTTTTCGAGTGAATCCGCCTGCAGCGCCATCAGGCGCAGCGCGGCATCCACCACCTTGTCGAAGGATGGCTGCGTGGCGCCGATCAGGCGGCGGCAGATTTCTTCCTCACTGATACCCGTACGCTTCGCCAGTTCGGCGATCCTGTTGCGCTGCTCAAGCGTCAGCAGCGGCGTGGTCGAGCCCGGAAACTCGGTCCGGACTTCTCCCATCGCCACCACGCGCGGCTTTTTCGGCATCAGCATGGAAGCCCATACGGCCGATCCGGGTAAAAGTTCCCGCCAAGCTGCGATTTCCGGGAGGGGGAATACCCCCTCCCGGACTCAACTAGCCGCGGAAGACCGGACCGCCGAACGGCGCGCCATTGGTGCCGCCATCGACGAAGAGTTCGGCACCGTTGATATAGGCGGCCTCGTCCGAGGCGAGGAACAGCACGGTCTTCGCGATCTCGTTGGCCTCGCCCAGGCGACCAAGCGGGATGACGCCCGACAACCGCTTTTCCAGCTGTGCCTTCGCGTCCGGTGTTGGGGCAGAACTGTCCCAGATCGGCGTGCGGGTGGCGCCGGGCGACACGACGTTGACGCGGATGCCGCGCGGCGCGAATTCCGAGGCCAGCACGCGGCTCATGCCACGCAGACCGGCCTTGCTGGCGGCATAGGCCGCGGACCCCGGCGAACCCATCTCAGACATCACCGAGCCGGTCAGGATGATCGCACCGCCGTCATTCAGGTATGGCGCGGCGGCCTGCACGGTGAAGAAGGCGCCGGTGATGTTGGTGCGCAGCACCTGCTCGAAAGCCTCCAGGGTGCTGGCGCCGACCGGCGTGCGGCCGGGGACGCCGGCATTGGCGAACACGATATCCAGCTTGCCGAAAGCCTCCGCCGCATCGGCCACCGCCTGCTCCGTGGCAGCGACATCGGTGGCGTCGGCCTGCAGGGCAATTGCGTTGGGGCCGAGTTCGGCCAGGGCGGCGTCCAGCGTGGCCCGGTTGCGGCCAGTGATCGCCACGCGGGCGCCTTCGGCGATGAAAAGCTTCGCGGTGGCCAGGCCGATACCGCTGTTGCCACCGGTGATTAGCGCCGTCTTGTTCTTGAGCCTCATGGAAGTCTCCTGTCCGTTTCTTTGGTTTCATCATAAAACCATGCTTGTGGTGTAATCTCGTCAGTTTTATGATGCAACCACATTGACCGGGCGGCGCGTGACGGCGCGCACAGGAGACACGGATGAGACGGACCAGCCTGAACGATGCTGACTGCCCCGTGGCCCGGGCGCTGGATGCCGTGGGCGACTGGTGGTCGCTGCTGATCGTGCGCGACGCCATGTTTGGCCTGCGCCGCTTCGGCGAATTCCAGAAAAGCCTGGGGATGGCGAAAAACATCCTGACCACGCGGCTGCGTGACCTAGTAGCCGCCGGGATTCTGGACACCGTGCCTGCAACTGATGGCGGCGCTTACAAGGAGTATGTGCTGACCCAGAAGGGCCGCGACCTCTTCCCTGTGCTGGTCGCCCTGCGGCAATGGGGTGAGACACACCAGTTTCCCACTGGTGCCTGCCGGATCGAGCTGCTGGATCGCGAAAAAGCTGAGCCGGTGCGTCCGCTGGAACTGCGCGCCGCCGATGGCCGGCTGCTGAGCGACGCCGACACGATGATACGCCTGCGCAACTAAACGCAAAAAACGGTGAAGCCGGGCCGAAGACTCGACCAGCCTGCGTTTCTTTTGGTGGCCGATCGGCTACACTGCTCCCGCAACGGGAGACACCACTTGGCAGACCCCTCGATCAACTTTCTGGACGATACGCGCCCGCCTGGCCCTCCAGGCGGCGGCGCGAGCGACAAACGTAACTGGAAAGTCCTGATCGTCGACGATGAGCCCGACGTTCATTCGCTCACCAAGCTGCTGCTGCGCAATTTCAACTATCGCAAGCGCGGTCTGAATTTCCTCAGCGCCTATTCCGCCACCGAAGCGCGCGACGTGATGCGCGACAATACGGATATCGCGCTGGTGCTGCTGGACGTGGTGATGGAGACCGAACATGCCGGGCTGGCGCTGGTCGATTTCATCCGCACCGACCTGAACAACAAGTCGACACAGATCGTGATCCGCACCGGCCAGCCGGGCCAGGCGCCGCCGCTGACCGTGGTGTCGAACCACGGCATCAACGACTACAAGGAAAAGACCGAACTGACGCAGCAGACCATGATCCTCACCGTGGTGAAGGCGCTGCGGCTGTATGAGGAATTCCTGCCGAGCTACATCGCCGCCGCGAAATTCGCCAATCTGGCTGAACGCGCGAAAGCTGGCGCCGACGACCGCGAATTGCTGCGCAGCCTGCGCCACGAACTGGAAGGCAGCGACGATGGCGCCGCACGGCCCGCCGCGGTCGCCGAACCAGCCGATCCGCGCCTTGCCGCGCTGACCGATCGCGAACGCGAAGTGCTGAAATGGGTCAGCCAGGGCGATTCAAACAAGGCCATCGCGATCCGCCTGGGCGTGCAGGAAGTGACCGTGAAGGCGCATCTGCGCCAGATCTTCACCAAGATGCAGGTGTTCAACCGCACCCAGGCCGCCTCGCTGGCGCTGCGGCTGCTGGAACGCGACGTCGAGACGCCGATCCGCTGATTCAGCCGAACCACAAGGGTGATCCACCCTGTGCCGTCTTACGTATCAAAATGATGAATGCCGCCAGTTGCGCGCGGCAGCATCGCGATACGGTTTGGCATGACGTCCCCTGTTTCTGCCTCCTCCTCTCCCCTCATTGTCTGGTTTCGCCAGGACCTGCGCCTGAACGACAATCCGGCGCTGGCTGCCGCGGCCGCCTCCGGCCGGCCGGTGATTGCGCTTTACATTCTTGAAACCGCGACGGGCGATTGGGCTTTGGGCAGCGCGGCACGCTGGTGGCTGCATCACAGCCTCGCAAAGCTCACCGCCGCTTTACGCAAGCAGTACGGTCTGCAGCTCGTCCTGCGCCGCGGCAATCCGGCGACGTTGCTGCCAGCGCTGCTGCGCGAGACCGACGCGGGCGCCGTATACTGGAGCCGCGTCTATGAACCGGCCGGGATTTCGCGCGACACCACGATCAAGGCCGCGCTGCAAACCAGCAGCATCGAGGTCGAAACGCATAACGCCGCCCTACTGTTCGAACCCTGGACGGTGAAGACGCAGGCCGGTGGCTGGTTCAAGGTGTTTACGCCCTTCTGGCGCGCCTGTCTGGCGCAACCCTCGCCCGCGCCGCAGCGCGCGCCGAAGACCCTGACGCCCTACACCGGCGCACTCGACAGCGATGCGCTCGACAGCTGGGGCCTGCTGCCGACCAGGCCCGACTGGGCCGGCGGCCTGCGCGACAGCTGGACACCGGGCGAAGCCGGCGCGACGGAACGATTACAGGCGTTCATCGACAAGGACCTGTATCGCTATGCCGATGGCCGCGACCGGCCCGACCTGAACTGCACATCGCGCCTGTCGCCGCATCTGCATTTTGGTGAAATCAGCCCGCGTCAGGTCTGGCATGCCGTGCAGATGGCGGCCGATCAGGGCGGCGCCGGTATCGCACAGAATGCCGCGAAGTTCCTGTCCGAAATCGGCTGGCGCGAATTCTGCCACCATCTGCTGTTCCATTTCCCGACCCTGCCACAGCAGAATTTCCGCTCTGACTTCGACGCCTTTCCGTGGAACCCCAATGCAGATCACGTGAAAGCGTGGCAGGCCGGCAGCACCGGCTATCCCATCGTCGACGCCGGCATGCGCCAGCTCTGGCATACAGGCTGGATGCACAATCGCGTGCGCATGATCGCAGCCTCCTTCCTGATCAAGCATCTGCTGCAGGACTGGCGCGTGGGCGAAGCCTGGTTCTGGGATACGCTGGTCGATGCCAACCTCGCCAACAATGCCGGCGGCTGGCAATGGGTGGCCGGCTCCGGCGCCGATGCCGCGCCGTATTTCCGCATTTTCAATCCGATCATGCAGGGCGAGAAATTCGACCCTGAGGGTGACTATGTGCGGCGCTGGGTGCCGGAGTTGGCGCAACTACCCAACAAATACATTCACAAGCCCTGGGCCGCCCCCGACGGTGTGCTGAAACAGGCCGGACTTGTGCTCGGGCGCGACTACCCGCTGCCCGTGGTGGATCATGACACGGCGCGCAAGGCGGCACTGGCAGCCTTTGCGGCTTTGCGTAATGATGCTGGTCAGGCAGTGGGGGATGTATGACGGAAACTGCGGGGAGACGGCGACAACGTATCGCTGTGATCGGCGCCGGCATCAGCGGCCTGGGCGCAGCCTGGGCATTGGCGCGACACCATGATGTCACCGTATTCGAGGCCAATGCCACGCCCGGTGGCCACAGCAATACGGTCGATATTGATTACGACGGCGCATCCATTGCGGTCGATACCGGATTCATCGTTTTCAACGATTGGAATTACCCCAACCTGACCCGCCTGTTCGCGCATCTGGATGTGCCGGCGATCAAGAGCGACATGTCCTTTGCGGTCTCCGTCGGCGGCGGCACGCTGGAATGGAGCGGCAACAACCTCGCCACGCTGTTCGCGCAGAAGCGGAACCTGCTGCGTCCCAGTTTTCATCGCATGTGGCGCGACATCCTGCGCTTCAACAAAACTACCGTGACGGACCTCGTCGCCGGTCGCATGACGGGCCTCAGCCTCGGCGACTATCTGGCGCGTGGCAGATACAGCGACAGTTTCATGCTGGACTACCTGCTGCCGATGGGCGCCGCGATCTGGTCGGCGCCGCTGGCCGAGATGATGGCGTTCCCGGCCGAAACCTTTGCGAATTTCTTCCGCAATCACGGCCTGCTCAGCATCGACGACCGTCCGCAATGGTACACCGTGCAGGGCGGCAGCCGCGAATATGTGAAGCGTCTGCTGGCCGACAGCGATTTCGCGCTGCATCTGCACACGCCGGTGCATGCCGTGCATCGGGGTACTGACGGTGTCGGTGTCGTTACCGCGCGCGGCAGCAGCCATTTTGACCAGGTCGTGCTGGCCTGTCATGCCGATCAGGCGTTGCGCCTGCTGGACGATCAGGCGACACCGCAGGAACGCAGCCTGCTCGGCAGTTTCCGTTTCGAGCCCAACCGCGCGGTGCTGCATCGCGATCCTGCGCTGATGCCGCGGCGGCGCAATGTCTGGGCGAGCTGGAACTACCTGTCCGAGCCGCGCCGCGACCTGCAGCGCCGCGTCGGCCTCACCTACTGGATGAACCTGCTGCAATCCATCGACAGCAGCCGGCCATTGTTCGTCACCATGAACCCGGTGACCGAACCGCGTGACGATCTGGTTTTTGCTGAATTCGCCTACGAGCATCCGCTGTTCGACCGTGCCGCCATCGACGCGCAGGCGCGGATCGGCGACATCCAGGGCAAGGACCGGCTGTGGTTCTGTGGCGCCTGGTGCAAATACGGCTTCCACGAGGACGGCTTCACGGCAGGACTGCGTGTGGCCGAGGCGCTGGGGGCGACGCCCTTTGCCGACACTGCGACTGCGCAGCAGGAGGCCGCCGCGTGATGGAACCTGCCGTCATGGCATTGCCTGCCGCCAGTCTCTACTGGTGCCGGGTGATGCATGAGCGACTGCTGCCCTTCCGGCACAAGTTCGATTACCGCGTCTTTTCCCTGCTGCTGGATATCGACCGGCTGCCCGAGATCACGGCAGCTTCTCGGCTGCTGCGCCATAATCGCTTCGGCCTGTTCAGTTTCCACGACCGCGATCACGGTCCGCGCGACGGCTCAGGCTTGCGGCCCTGGGTCGAGGCGGCACTCGCGCGCGACGGCCTGCAGGAGGCGGCAGCACGCATCCGCATCTTCTGCTTCCCGCGCCTGTTCGGTTATGTGTTCAATCCGCTCAGCGTCTTCTTCTGCTATGACACGGACGATCGCCTGCGCGCCGTGCTGTACGAAGTGAAGAACACCTTCGGCGACCAGCACGGCTACCTGATCGAGGTACCGCCGCAGAACGCCGGCCTCACAATCGAGCAGAGCGCCACCAAGCAATTCCATGTCTCGCCCTTCCTGCCGCTGGAGGGCCAATACCGTTTCCGCCTGCTGCCGCCGGGCGAGAAAATCGGCATCACCATCACCCAGTTGTCGCCCAGCGGGGCCGTGCAACTGGTGGCAGCGCAGACCGGGCGGCGCGACGTGCTGAACGATCACAGTCTGTTGAAAGCCTTCATCCGCCACCCGCTGATGACCGTAAAAGTCATGGCCGGGATCCATTGGGAGGCGCTGCAGCTCTGGCGCAAGGGTGCAGCCTTCTTCCGCTGGACGGAACCGCCGCGTGAGGCGGTGTCGACCGGCCGACCGGCCAATGACAGGAACGCCGCGGAGTGATGCATGAGTGACGTCTTTGCGGATCGCAAGTCAGCGCTGGGTCGCGCCGCCGAAACGATCAGTCCTGCCGGCGCAGCGCATCGCGCCGCAGCCAGTGCTGAACCGCTGCTGCTGAAGACCGCGCAGGACGCACTGCGCCTTCGCAATGTGCCGCGCTGGACCCGGCTGATGCTGGCACTGGCCGCACGGGTTACGCATGGCAGCCTCACCGTCACCCTGCCCGATGGCCGCGCGTTGCAGGCCCGCGGCACGCAGCCCGGCCCCGATGCACGGCTCGACATCAATCGTCACCGGCTGGCCAAACGCCTGCTGCTGGGCGGCAACCTCGCGGTCGGCGAAGCCTATCTCGACGGCGATTTCGATAGCCCGGATCTGGCCGTGCTGACCGAATGGGCCTGTCGCAACGGCGAGCTCGACAACACGCTGATGGGCAAACCATGGCTGCGGCTGCTGCGTCGCATCGGTTTCGCGCTGGCCGCCAACAGCCGGCGCGGCAGCCGCCGGAACATCGCTTACCACTACGACCTCGGCAACGACTTCTACGCCCGCTGGCTTGATCCGGGCATGACCTATTCGGCCGCATTGTGGCGTGACGAGCAGCAGACGCTGGAACAGGCACAGACCGAGAAATACCGCCGCCTCGCCGGCGAAGTGCTGCGCCTCAGGCCCGGTCAGCGCGTGCTGGAAATCGGCTGCGGCTGGGGTGGCTTTGCCAGTCTGGCCGCGCGCGAGTTCGGCGCGCAGGTGCATGCCGTCACGATCAGCCGCGAGCAGCATGATTACGCGCAGGCGCGTATTCAGCGGGAAGGTTTAAGCGAGCAGGTGCAGATCGAACTGCGCGATTATCGAGATCTGACCCGTCGCTATGACGCGATCGCCTCCATCGAGATGATCGAGGCTGTGGGCGAGAAATACTGGCCGCGCTATTTCACCCAGTTGCGCGAGCGGCTACTGCCGCATGGCCGCGCCGGCATCCAGGCCATCGTGATTGCCGACCGTTATTTCGAGGACTACCGCAGCACGATGGATTTCATCCAGGCGCATGTTTTCCCTGGTGGCATGCTGCTGTCACCACAGGCCGTGCAGCAGCAGGCCACGCTGGCCGGACTCAGAGTCGAGGATGCTTTCAGCTTCGGCCGCGATTACGCCCGCACGCTGCATCTGTGGCACAGGAGTTTCGAGGCGGCCTGGCCGCAGATTCGCGCACTGGACGCCCGCAACAAGCTGGCGTTCGACGAGCGCTTCCGTCGCATGTGGCGCTATTACCTGGCCTATTGCGAAGGCGGCTTCAACGCCGGCACCATCGACGTACTGCAATACGGCTTCAGCCGCAGCGCCTAACTTCGTGTCATCCGGCTGACGAGCGGGAAGTAGATGCGGTAAGGCAGCAACCGCAGCAGCTTGAGCAACCAGGCAAAGCGGCGCGGGAACACGATCTCGAACCCGCTGCCGCTTTCGAGCGCCTGCCATAACCGTTCGGCCGCCGCGTCCACCGGCATCAGGAATGGCATGGGAAACGGGTTTCGGTCGGTCAGCGGCGTCTTGACGAAACCAGGTGCGATCAGCCGTACACGGATGCCGCTATCTTGCAAATCCAGCTTCAGGGCCTCAGCCATGTTGATCAGCGCCGCCTTGCTGGCGCCGTAGCCCGCCGCCGACGGCAGGCCGCGATAGCCGGCCAGCGAGGCATTGATCGCCACCATGCCTGTGCGCCGCGCCAGCAGGACCGGCAGCACCGCGTCGAGTGCATTGGCCACCGTCATCACATTGGCATCCAGCAACTGCCGCACCGCCTCTGCCCGGAACGACCGCCCCGGTGTCGGCAAATGGGTGCCGGCATTCAGCACCGCGAGCCGGATCGGGCCGAGCTCGGCCTCGATCCGCGCCACCGTCGCACGGGTGGCGGCGAGATCGATAAGGTCTGCTGGCAAGGCATTGAACTGGCTGCCGGCCTGCCCTGCTTCAGCCTTGAGGCTTTCCAGCGTGTCGATACGCCGCGCCGTGCCGGCCACAACCGCGCCGGCCCGCAGGTAGCGCAACGCCAGCGCACGGCCGATACCTGAACCGGCCCCGGTGATC includes:
- a CDS encoding sensor histidine kinase, yielding MTSTRWFAGSSRCSPARPVEATIDMKVKSGKTQAGAARYSAQLIAAILLVAVVAIGSLWTWQVWQEKHSAALERSRQGAALVSEYASRVLQSKIMLLNQIDRVMQDNPGIEPRRLHQMLQAMDAGFQYTTSLGVIDENGDAVAGSRTYPLKANFADRDYFIALSGGSQKLVIDRLLLRPLQRDTMTIARRLPGDEFRGIATASTEISKFTDFLSKMGFDEGSAAVLVRTDGKILARPDPGEPPTTMLPDGAGMRAMAQSAAGYFDAPGRMDGIVRTYAFVRVPDLPLFAVHGFSRQVVWFDTLRAMVGNVLILIVCAILAHFALTGMLRRIDLDRIRVAAEHDRRLLDEARRTSAIREAMLKEVNHRIHNNLQTIQSLIRIQSRKPIEPAVMLKEIGKRIWAISEIHSLLYRSAEYSSLELSSFIRALAVNPGVVPPERGIAVHCDLETVTIDVRQAVPVALIVLEAVTNALKHAFPDGRSGEITITLRRDGDAAEIIVRDNGVGLASEGVSASGTKLAAVLAEQIEGSFTWRDAPQDDLNQAGVEMRLHFPLAAPGMAAMPEQDAAS
- a CDS encoding response regulator yields the protein MGEADNNHSAPGQAAGQAAGKAAILVVEDEALVRMVIADHLRDTGYQVAETRSADEAVVLMENGLRVDVVFSDVNLPGTLNGIGLVRWLRDHRPETPVLLTSGAITTQDVPADLRGTCELLLKPYDIDEVVRRIEPLLAGAAG
- a CDS encoding LysE family translocator, whose protein sequence is MIDDVNLPLILLAALLATGSPGPATLNIAGTAMTSGRRHALAMASGVSTGSLMWSTAAAFGLGAVMLANAWVFELMRYFGAGYLIFLAAKSARSALTPGDLATRAGIYSSARRAYAGGLALHLTNPKAILFFGSLYAVGVPAQASPLTLLTIIAAIAVQSTLLFHGYALLFSSAPAVRVYLRLRRWFEGVFALAFGYAGFRILTARLQ
- a CDS encoding glucose 1-dehydrogenase, whose amino-acid sequence is MRLKNKTALITGGNSGIGLATAKLFIAEGARVAITGRNRATLDAALAELGPNAIALQADATDVAATEQAVADAAEAFGKLDIVFANAGVPGRTPVGASTLEAFEQVLRTNITGAFFTVQAAAPYLNDGGAIILTGSVMSEMGSPGSAAYAASKAGLRGMSRVLASEFAPRGIRVNVVSPGATRTPIWDSSAPTPDAKAQLEKRLSGVIPLGRLGEANEIAKTVLFLASDEAAYINGAELFVDGGTNGAPFGGPVFRG
- a CDS encoding winged helix-turn-helix transcriptional regulator — translated: MRRTSLNDADCPVARALDAVGDWWSLLIVRDAMFGLRRFGEFQKSLGMAKNILTTRLRDLVAAGILDTVPATDGGAYKEYVLTQKGRDLFPVLVALRQWGETHQFPTGACRIELLDREKAEPVRPLELRAADGRLLSDADTMIRLRN
- a CDS encoding LuxR C-terminal-related transcriptional regulator, which codes for MADPSINFLDDTRPPGPPGGGASDKRNWKVLIVDDEPDVHSLTKLLLRNFNYRKRGLNFLSAYSATEARDVMRDNTDIALVLLDVVMETEHAGLALVDFIRTDLNNKSTQIVIRTGQPGQAPPLTVVSNHGINDYKEKTELTQQTMILTVVKALRLYEEFLPSYIAAAKFANLAERAKAGADDRELLRSLRHELEGSDDGAARPAAVAEPADPRLAALTDREREVLKWVSQGDSNKAIAIRLGVQEVTVKAHLRQIFTKMQVFNRTQAASLALRLLERDVETPIR
- a CDS encoding cryptochrome/photolyase family protein, which codes for MTSPVSASSSPLIVWFRQDLRLNDNPALAAAAASGRPVIALYILETATGDWALGSAARWWLHHSLAKLTAALRKQYGLQLVLRRGNPATLLPALLRETDAGAVYWSRVYEPAGISRDTTIKAALQTSSIEVETHNAALLFEPWTVKTQAGGWFKVFTPFWRACLAQPSPAPQRAPKTLTPYTGALDSDALDSWGLLPTRPDWAGGLRDSWTPGEAGATERLQAFIDKDLYRYADGRDRPDLNCTSRLSPHLHFGEISPRQVWHAVQMAADQGGAGIAQNAAKFLSEIGWREFCHHLLFHFPTLPQQNFRSDFDAFPWNPNADHVKAWQAGSTGYPIVDAGMRQLWHTGWMHNRVRMIAASFLIKHLLQDWRVGEAWFWDTLVDANLANNAGGWQWVAGSGADAAPYFRIFNPIMQGEKFDPEGDYVRRWVPELAQLPNKYIHKPWAAPDGVLKQAGLVLGRDYPLPVVDHDTARKAALAAFAALRNDAGQAVGDV
- a CDS encoding NAD(P)/FAD-dependent oxidoreductase produces the protein MTETAGRRRQRIAVIGAGISGLGAAWALARHHDVTVFEANATPGGHSNTVDIDYDGASIAVDTGFIVFNDWNYPNLTRLFAHLDVPAIKSDMSFAVSVGGGTLEWSGNNLATLFAQKRNLLRPSFHRMWRDILRFNKTTVTDLVAGRMTGLSLGDYLARGRYSDSFMLDYLLPMGAAIWSAPLAEMMAFPAETFANFFRNHGLLSIDDRPQWYTVQGGSREYVKRLLADSDFALHLHTPVHAVHRGTDGVGVVTARGSSHFDQVVLACHADQALRLLDDQATPQERSLLGSFRFEPNRAVLHRDPALMPRRRNVWASWNYLSEPRRDLQRRVGLTYWMNLLQSIDSSRPLFVTMNPVTEPRDDLVFAEFAYEHPLFDRAAIDAQARIGDIQGKDRLWFCGAWCKYGFHEDGFTAGLRVAEALGATPFADTATAQQEAAA
- a CDS encoding DUF1365 domain-containing protein, producing MEPAVMALPAASLYWCRVMHERLLPFRHKFDYRVFSLLLDIDRLPEITAASRLLRHNRFGLFSFHDRDHGPRDGSGLRPWVEAALARDGLQEAAARIRIFCFPRLFGYVFNPLSVFFCYDTDDRLRAVLYEVKNTFGDQHGYLIEVPPQNAGLTIEQSATKQFHVSPFLPLEGQYRFRLLPPGEKIGITITQLSPSGAVQLVAAQTGRRDVLNDHSLLKAFIRHPLMTVKVMAGIHWEALQLWRKGAAFFRWTEPPREAVSTGRPANDRNAAE
- a CDS encoding SAM-dependent methyltransferase is translated as MSDVFADRKSALGRAAETISPAGAAHRAAASAEPLLLKTAQDALRLRNVPRWTRLMLALAARVTHGSLTVTLPDGRALQARGTQPGPDARLDINRHRLAKRLLLGGNLAVGEAYLDGDFDSPDLAVLTEWACRNGELDNTLMGKPWLRLLRRIGFALAANSRRGSRRNIAYHYDLGNDFYARWLDPGMTYSAALWRDEQQTLEQAQTEKYRRLAGEVLRLRPGQRVLEIGCGWGGFASLAAREFGAQVHAVTISREQHDYAQARIQREGLSEQVQIELRDYRDLTRRYDAIASIEMIEAVGEKYWPRYFTQLRERLLPHGRAGIQAIVIADRYFEDYRSTMDFIQAHVFPGGMLLSPQAVQQQATLAGLRVEDAFSFGRDYARTLHLWHRSFEAAWPQIRALDARNKLAFDERFRRMWRYYLAYCEGGFNAGTIDVLQYGFSRSA
- a CDS encoding SDR family NAD(P)-dependent oxidoreductase, giving the protein MTAGGNGVVWITGAGSGIGRALALRYLRAGAVVAGTARRIDTLESLKAEAGQAGSQFNALPADLIDLAATRATVARIEAELGPIRLAVLNAGTHLPTPGRSFRAEAVRQLLDANVMTVANALDAVLPVLLARRTGMVAINASLAGYRGLPSAAGYGASKAALINMAEALKLDLQDSGIRVRLIAPGFVKTPLTDRNPFPMPFLMPVDAAAERLWQALESGSGFEIVFPRRFAWLLKLLRLLPYRIYFPLVSRMTRS